In one window of Hymenobacter nivis DNA:
- a CDS encoding DUF4097 family beta strand repeat-containing protein — protein MNRFLFAASLLLGSLAPALAQRLITQTAALRDGQGVFLDLKHAHRIRVRPGGAGLAVQATVVVNNNERNDAVSLKLEQSAAEVSVVETLDESLLRKFQFSGECNGRSSSNGGSNGKSGGTYNWNNGDAGKGYRYCLQIDYEVTLPAGTDLRLATITGNLDLQDLTGEITAKTVSGDLRFAGLSGAVTARTISGDAKVTHRGPRAVNVKTVSGDVQLTTENGAATDVASVSGNVDVTWPAAEGADLSLRSVTGEVYADPAVTFSNRRAHSLVGYTLKGTLGSGGPLVQIDSVSGDVFFRKQ, from the coding sequence ATGAACCGCTTTCTATTTGCCGCTAGCCTGCTACTCGGCAGCCTGGCCCCGGCCCTGGCCCAGCGCCTCATCACCCAAACGGCAGCCCTGCGCGACGGGCAAGGCGTGTTTCTCGACCTCAAGCACGCCCACCGCATCCGGGTGCGGCCGGGCGGGGCGGGGCTGGCGGTGCAGGCCACGGTGGTGGTGAACAACAACGAGCGCAACGACGCCGTGAGCCTGAAGCTGGAGCAGTCGGCCGCGGAGGTGAGCGTGGTGGAAACGCTGGACGAATCGCTGCTGCGCAAGTTTCAGTTCTCGGGCGAGTGCAACGGCCGCAGCAGTAGCAACGGTGGTAGCAACGGCAAGAGCGGCGGCACCTACAACTGGAACAACGGCGACGCGGGCAAGGGCTACCGCTATTGCCTGCAAATCGACTACGAGGTGACGCTGCCCGCGGGCACGGACCTGCGCCTGGCCACCATCACCGGCAACCTGGACTTGCAGGATTTGACGGGCGAAATCACGGCTAAAACGGTGAGCGGCGACCTGCGCTTTGCCGGCCTGAGCGGCGCCGTGACGGCCCGCACCATCAGCGGCGACGCGAAGGTGACGCACCGGGGCCCCCGCGCCGTGAACGTGAAAACGGTGAGCGGTGACGTGCAACTGACCACCGAAAACGGCGCGGCTACCGACGTGGCCTCGGTGAGCGGCAACGTGGACGTGACCTGGCCCGCCGCCGAGGGCGCCGACCTGAGCCTGCGCTCGGTAACGGGCGAGGTGTACGCTGACCCGGCCGTGACTTTCAGCAACCGGCGGGCGCACTCGCTAGTGGGCTACACCCTGAAGGGTACATTGGGCAGCGGCGGCCCACTGGTGCAAATTGATTCGGTGAGCGGCGACGTGTTCTTCCGTAAGCAATAA
- a CDS encoding DUF4097 family beta strand repeat-containing protein: MHPAATAARATRWGPWAAGALLLALALLGAPAGLRAQEFRAKFVSTQHRKVVLDMHGSDVTVEGYDGDELVVRGSGGYTPPPALSNGLRPVYSGGMDDNTRLGLAVTPAGDNTLRVTRTSRSDGHYTVRLPRRTDVVFSQAAWGGSDDLTVRDIAGRVEVSLKSGDIRLLNIGGPVVANTISGNIKVVFSTTPDEPSAVSTVSGDVDVTLPASAKTTLSMRSVSGEIYTDFDLSLGGPSGLRHVGGTSTIDGRTNGGGVTLSLKTVSGDIFVRKAK; this comes from the coding sequence ATGCATCCCGCTGCAACTGCCGCCCGGGCCACGCGCTGGGGGCCTTGGGCAGCTGGGGCGCTCCTGCTGGCGCTGGCGCTGCTGGGGGCCCCCGCCGGCCTGCGGGCCCAGGAATTTCGCGCCAAGTTTGTCAGTACCCAGCACCGCAAGGTGGTGCTCGACATGCACGGCAGCGACGTGACGGTGGAGGGCTACGACGGCGACGAGCTGGTGGTGCGCGGCAGCGGCGGCTACACCCCGCCGCCGGCCCTTTCCAACGGCCTGCGCCCGGTGTACAGCGGCGGTATGGACGATAACACCCGCCTGGGCCTGGCCGTGACGCCGGCCGGCGACAATACCCTGCGCGTGACGCGCACCTCGCGCAGCGACGGCCACTACACCGTGCGCCTGCCCCGCCGCACCGACGTGGTGTTTTCGCAGGCCGCCTGGGGCGGCTCCGACGACCTGACGGTGCGCGACATCGCGGGGCGGGTGGAGGTGAGCCTGAAATCGGGCGACATCCGGCTGCTGAATATCGGGGGCCCGGTGGTGGCCAACACCATCAGCGGCAACATCAAGGTGGTGTTCAGCACCACGCCCGACGAGCCCAGCGCCGTATCAACGGTGAGCGGCGACGTGGACGTGACCCTGCCGGCCAGCGCCAAAACCACGCTCTCGATGCGCTCGGTGTCGGGCGAAATCTACACCGATTTCGACCTGAGCCTGGGCGGCCCCAGCGGCCTGCGCCACGTAGGCGGCACCAGCACCATCGACGGCCGCACCAACGGCGGCGGCGTCACCCTCAGTCTGAAAACGGTGAGCGGCGACATTTTCGTGCGTAAAGCCAAGTAG
- a CDS encoding HEAT repeat domain-containing protein, with the protein MNPVNPHLSANPACVALRPWLPDLADGSPLPAGAQALAAHLPGCPACQAELATLRILFADLDALPAEVPPLALRDNFLAMLAAEKATLAAAAPTADQAPGLTAQRGGQPLEIAPKPQALSTMNQNTGNWLRIAASVALVAVGAMLGLLLRGGQPAAQVAVAPVQQAPALATQLAAAVQRPAAATDRLRLVAEAPAAVLAPGDPAVAALINTLSTDPNPNVRLAACEALYRLRADPRVGPALVAALPLQTDPNVQITLIETLVALREKRAVPQLEQLSQQPEVLRAVRQQAEAGIGQLI; encoded by the coding sequence ATGAATCCTGTTAATCCTCATCTTTCTGCTAACCCAGCCTGCGTGGCCCTGCGGCCCTGGCTGCCCGACCTGGCCGATGGCTCGCCGCTGCCGGCCGGCGCTCAGGCCCTGGCTGCCCACCTGCCCGGGTGCCCCGCCTGCCAGGCCGAGCTGGCCACGTTGCGCATCCTGTTTGCCGATCTCGACGCCCTACCCGCCGAAGTGCCCCCGCTGGCCCTGCGCGACAATTTCCTGGCTATGCTGGCCGCGGAAAAAGCCACGCTGGCCGCCGCTGCTCCAACTGCCGATCAGGCCCCCGGCCTGACGGCCCAACGCGGCGGGCAGCCGCTGGAAATAGCGCCTAAGCCCCAGGCCCTAAGCACTATGAACCAAAACACTGGCAACTGGTTGCGCATTGCGGCCAGCGTGGCGCTGGTGGCGGTGGGGGCCATGCTGGGCCTGCTATTGCGCGGCGGGCAGCCGGCCGCTCAGGTGGCGGTGGCTCCGGTGCAGCAGGCCCCCGCCCTGGCCACCCAGCTGGCGGCCGCCGTGCAGCGGCCCGCCGCCGCCACCGACCGCCTGCGCCTGGTGGCCGAAGCCCCGGCCGCCGTGCTGGCCCCCGGCGACCCGGCCGTGGCCGCCCTCATCAACACTCTCAGCACCGACCCTAACCCCAACGTGCGGCTAGCCGCCTGCGAAGCCCTGTACCGCCTGCGGGCCGACCCCCGCGTGGGCCCCGCCCTGGTGGCCGCCCTGCCCCTGCAAACCGACCCCAACGTGCAAATTACCCTGATTGAAACCCTCGTGGCGCTGCGTGAAAAGCGCGCCGTGCCTCAGCTCGAACAGCTCAGCCAGCAGCCCGAAGTGCTGCGCGCCGTGCGCCAGCAGGCCGAAGCCGGCATCGGGCAGCTTATCTAA
- a CDS encoding RNA polymerase sigma factor has protein sequence MPVAVVDAPPSDEALMARVRADELDCLTGLFERYQGPLFGFLARLANGDRDVAQDLTQNVFVRVLRYRASYQPGQPFRAWVYQMARHVWADHYQRQRQRPTDDLENVEKTAAHGRAAQTQRAAADEHQALHEALALLPAPQREVLVLHRFQGFDYAEIGEQLGCTAGAARVKAHRALDALRRIYLS, from the coding sequence ATGCCGGTTGCCGTAGTTGATGCGCCCCCGAGTGACGAAGCCCTGATGGCCCGCGTGCGGGCCGACGAGCTGGACTGCCTTACGGGGTTGTTTGAGCGCTACCAGGGGCCCCTGTTTGGGTTCCTGGCCCGCCTGGCCAACGGCGACCGGGACGTGGCCCAGGACCTGACCCAGAACGTGTTTGTGCGGGTGCTGCGCTACCGCGCCAGCTACCAGCCCGGGCAGCCCTTCCGGGCCTGGGTGTACCAAATGGCCCGCCACGTGTGGGCCGACCACTACCAGCGCCAGCGCCAGCGCCCCACCGATGACCTGGAGAACGTAGAAAAAACCGCCGCCCACGGCCGCGCCGCCCAGACACAGCGCGCCGCCGCCGACGAGCACCAGGCCCTGCACGAAGCCCTGGCCCTGCTGCCCGCCCCCCAGCGCGAAGTGCTGGTGCTGCACCGCTTCCAGGGCTTCGACTACGCCGAAATCGGCGAGCAGCTGGGCTGCACCGCCGGCGCTGCCCGCGTAAAAGCCCACCGGGCCCTGGACGCGCTGCGGCGAATTTACCTGAGCTAA
- a CDS encoding M56 family metallopeptidase translates to MRALEQILSPAVLRALGWTLLHSLWQGALAAAVVAVALLVLRRRSAAVRYRVAAGALGALVLLSVGTFGYYYGAPETLAAPTYGAVELAQTTAAPAAAVAVAADFVSSATTAVAVPRPGWLVMARFHFDQNLPWLVLAWGLGLLVMSLRLLGGLLYVQRLRRHRTRPLPAVWQARLGALVARAGLRRPVALLESGLVAGPLVVGHLRPLVLLPLGAVAGLPVACVEAILAHELAHVLRRDYLVNLLQTVAETVFFYHPAVWYLGQCLRAERENCCDDLATDLVGGDPLRLARALTALAEWSQTAVLAPVPRLALAATGGPGSLLSRVRRLVQGPPARPTRGESLAAVALLLGGLGLLGTGVALAAPAALAPAGPRLHQLVPTAPVVAWQSVFSPADTAKRRAAMALPFFPALPALPSFPALPALPPVPPAPPVASAPEAPEAPEVPVVPEVPEVPAAPDAPQPPRLRRLRSGQQGPGSTVIIEKDKKGRLTQLIVDGQPVETQGPGKKNKKNKKSQVEVIQLPMSGVWAISGVPGNPEATLRALGMDPRVQTFGPEANLEQQNKMFKEQEKLFKQRDRMFQKQEQLSRQLGNYNLGTYNQQLNGLARITPNVNLDMNLDTDGIERDAVASARRSLRQSLQNPNLSDDDRRATEQALASLEDNRSRRDSNQAESNARRAESNARRAEANARQAGVNALRAEANGRQAEANARRIEAEVRRREAQGQPGAPADDVRERRRELQAQIRDAQRELAVLQREEATGGNAAGTARGPRVPQGPPAPPAPASSDKVRDELRRAGLIGATEKNFTFQLDDKGGRVNGRALTPAQFDKYRRLFLPAATGAGKSKSAISISVDER, encoded by the coding sequence ATGCGCGCGCTTGAGCAAATTTTGTCGCCCGCCGTGCTGCGGGCCTTGGGCTGGACGCTGCTGCACTCGCTATGGCAGGGCGCGCTGGCCGCCGCCGTGGTGGCGGTGGCGCTACTGGTGCTGCGCCGGCGGTCGGCGGCCGTGCGCTACCGGGTAGCGGCCGGGGCCCTGGGGGCTCTGGTGCTGCTGTCGGTGGGCACCTTCGGCTACTACTACGGGGCCCCGGAAACACTCGCCGCGCCCACCTACGGCGCCGTTGAGCTGGCCCAAACCACAGCCGCGCCCGCGGCTGCCGTGGCTGTGGCGGCGGATTTCGTGTCTTCTGCAACGACCGCTGTTGCCGTGCCGCGCCCGGGCTGGCTGGTCATGGCCCGCTTCCATTTCGACCAAAACCTGCCCTGGCTGGTGCTGGCCTGGGGCCTGGGCCTGCTCGTGATGAGCCTGCGCCTGCTGGGCGGGCTGCTGTACGTGCAGCGGCTGCGCCGCCACCGCACCCGGCCGCTGCCAGCCGTTTGGCAGGCACGGCTGGGGGCCCTGGTGGCCCGGGCCGGCTTGCGCCGCCCGGTGGCGCTGCTGGAGTCGGGCCTGGTGGCCGGGCCGTTGGTAGTGGGGCACTTGCGGCCCTTGGTACTGCTGCCGCTGGGCGCCGTGGCGGGCCTGCCGGTAGCCTGCGTCGAAGCCATTCTGGCCCACGAGCTGGCCCACGTGCTGCGCCGCGATTACCTCGTGAACCTGCTGCAAACCGTGGCCGAAACCGTGTTTTTCTACCACCCCGCTGTGTGGTACCTGGGCCAGTGCCTGCGCGCCGAGCGCGAAAACTGCTGCGACGACCTCGCTACCGACCTCGTGGGCGGCGACCCGCTGCGGCTGGCCCGGGCCCTCACCGCCCTGGCCGAGTGGAGCCAAACCGCCGTGCTGGCCCCCGTGCCGCGCCTGGCCCTGGCCGCCACCGGCGGCCCTGGCTCGCTGCTGAGCCGGGTGCGCCGGCTGGTGCAGGGCCCCCCGGCCCGTCCCACCCGCGGCGAGAGCCTGGCCGCCGTGGCCCTGCTGCTGGGCGGCCTGGGCCTGCTGGGCACCGGTGTGGCGCTGGCCGCGCCCGCCGCCCTGGCCCCGGCCGGCCCGCGTTTGCACCAGCTGGTGCCCACCGCCCCAGTTGTGGCGTGGCAATCGGTATTTAGCCCCGCCGACACTGCTAAACGTCGGGCCGCAATGGCCCTGCCATTTTTCCCTGCGCTACCGGCTCTGCCATCTTTCCCCGCGCTACCTGCCCTCCCCCCGGTGCCGCCCGCGCCGCCGGTAGCCAGTGCGCCCGAAGCTCCTGAGGCTCCCGAAGTACCCGTCGTACCTGAAGTACCTGAAGTGCCGGCAGCGCCTGATGCGCCGCAGCCCCCGCGGCTCCGCCGGTTGCGCAGCGGGCAGCAGGGCCCCGGTAGTACGGTCATTATTGAGAAGGACAAGAAGGGCCGCCTCACTCAGTTGATTGTGGACGGGCAGCCGGTGGAAACCCAGGGCCCCGGCAAGAAAAACAAGAAGAACAAAAAGAGCCAAGTGGAAGTGATTCAGCTGCCTATGTCGGGCGTCTGGGCCATATCCGGCGTGCCCGGCAACCCCGAAGCCACGCTGCGGGCCCTTGGTATGGACCCCAGGGTACAAACCTTCGGGCCGGAAGCTAACCTGGAGCAGCAAAACAAAATGTTTAAGGAGCAGGAGAAGTTGTTCAAGCAGCGCGACAGAATGTTCCAAAAGCAAGAGCAGCTGTCTCGCCAGTTGGGAAACTACAATTTGGGTACTTATAACCAGCAACTCAATGGTCTCGCCCGCATCACGCCAAACGTGAATTTGGACATGAACCTGGACACCGACGGCATCGAGCGTGATGCGGTGGCGTCGGCCCGGCGCAGCTTGCGCCAGTCGTTGCAAAACCCCAACCTGAGCGACGACGACCGCCGCGCCACCGAGCAGGCGCTGGCATCGCTGGAGGACAACCGCAGCCGCCGCGACAGCAACCAAGCGGAAAGCAACGCCCGGCGGGCCGAATCCAACGCGCGCCGTGCCGAAGCAAATGCCCGGCAGGCCGGCGTGAACGCGCTTCGGGCCGAGGCAAACGGCCGGCAGGCCGAAGCAAACGCCCGCCGCATTGAGGCGGAGGTGCGCCGCCGCGAGGCGCAGGGCCAGCCCGGGGCCCCGGCCGACGACGTGCGGGAGCGCCGCCGTGAGCTGCAAGCGCAAATCCGCGACGCCCAGCGCGAGCTGGCGGTGTTGCAGCGCGAAGAAGCGACGGGTGGCAACGCGGCTGGTACGGCCCGGGGCCCCCGCGTGCCGCAGGGTCCGCCCGCGCCGCCGGCCCCCGCATCGTCCGATAAGGTGCGCGACGAGCTGCGCCGCGCCGGCCTGATTGGGGCCACCGAGAAGAACTTCACGTTCCAGCTCGACGACAAGGGCGGGCGCGTGAATGGCCGGGCCCTGACCCCGGCGCAGTTCGATAAGTACCGCCGGCTGTTCCTGCCCGCGGCCACGGGGGCGGGCAAATCCAAATCCGCCATTAGCATCAGCGTCGATGAGCGGTAG
- a CDS encoding BlaI/MecI/CopY family transcriptional regulator, whose translation MSKAPPKPTDSELEILHVLWQQGPATVRAVNDELGQRRQAEVGYTTTLKLLQLMLDKGLVRRDDEGRSHVYRAAVREQDTQNLLLDKFVAATFGGSALKLVMQALGNRQTSADELAQLRRLLNDIEIQNSSTSTSDDDARA comes from the coding sequence ATGAGCAAAGCCCCGCCTAAACCTACTGATTCCGAACTGGAAATATTGCACGTGCTCTGGCAGCAAGGGCCCGCCACGGTGCGCGCCGTGAACGATGAGCTGGGCCAACGCCGGCAAGCCGAAGTGGGCTACACCACCACCCTGAAGCTGCTCCAGCTGATGCTCGACAAGGGCCTGGTGCGGCGCGACGACGAGGGCCGCAGCCACGTGTACCGGGCCGCTGTGCGCGAGCAGGACACCCAAAATCTGCTGCTCGACAAGTTTGTGGCGGCCACCTTCGGCGGTTCGGCCCTGAAGTTGGTGATGCAGGCGCTGGGTAATCGCCAAACCTCGGCCGACGAACTGGCCCAGCTGCGCCGGCTGCTGAACGACATCGAGATTCAAAATTCCTCCACCTCTACTTCCGACGACGATGCGCGCGCTTGA
- the folB gene encoding dihydroneopterin aldolase, producing the protein MDQIALEGMEFFAFHGYYDEEQRIGNKYGVDLFIRTDLLAAGASDKLDNTVNYEVLYRLIAEEMRAPARLLEHVAHRVLDRVMAELPHVQQVKISVSKFNPPLGGICHRARVTLKRKR; encoded by the coding sequence GTGGACCAGATTGCGCTCGAAGGGATGGAGTTCTTTGCCTTCCACGGCTACTACGACGAGGAACAGCGCATCGGCAATAAGTACGGCGTGGACCTTTTCATCCGCACCGATTTGTTGGCCGCGGGCGCGTCGGACAAGCTCGACAACACCGTGAACTACGAGGTACTGTACCGTCTGATAGCCGAGGAAATGCGGGCCCCCGCCCGGCTGCTCGAGCACGTGGCCCACCGCGTGCTCGACCGCGTGATGGCCGAGCTACCCCACGTGCAGCAGGTGAAAATCAGCGTCAGCAAGTTCAACCCGCCGCTGGGCGGCATTTGCCATCGGGCCCGCGTGACGCTGAAGCGGAAACGCTAG
- a CDS encoding DivIVA domain-containing protein → MKLTALDIRQKTFEKSFRGVDRDEVQAFLTTVSQQWERLGDENRELRLKLEHAQQDVQKMREVESSLYRTLKTAEDTGHSITEQAQREAALHRREAQLQAEHALAEARQRARAIVDEAYQTAEKTVADMQRQASGLGQECQQLEQQFDGLVRDLQRLAADAVAQANKAGQRPKGGAVAILSRAASVKVERPTEPAASKTPSAMFTASASILAAPPAPASPPSAFVDRPDQGPAPAAYNPKPGQQPDPDQAPGPDIERPNAPAENPGIAPAPNIEQPAPSQVPDPAPPYVEPVAPDIVPVGPNRPEIGQPSPVTHPGQPMGAVVAEKSFFDEI, encoded by the coding sequence ATGAAACTTACCGCCCTCGACATCCGGCAGAAAACGTTTGAAAAGTCCTTCCGGGGCGTGGACCGCGACGAGGTGCAGGCCTTCCTCACCACCGTGTCGCAGCAGTGGGAGCGGCTGGGCGACGAAAACCGCGAGCTGCGCCTTAAGCTGGAGCACGCCCAGCAGGACGTGCAGAAGATGCGCGAGGTAGAAAGCAGCCTCTACCGCACCTTGAAAACGGCCGAGGACACCGGCCACAGCATCACGGAGCAGGCCCAGCGCGAGGCCGCCCTGCACCGGCGCGAGGCCCAGCTTCAAGCCGAGCACGCCTTGGCTGAAGCCCGCCAGCGCGCCCGCGCCATCGTGGACGAGGCCTACCAAACGGCCGAAAAAACCGTCGCCGACATGCAGCGCCAGGCTAGTGGCCTCGGCCAGGAGTGCCAGCAGCTGGAGCAGCAGTTCGACGGCCTGGTGCGCGATTTGCAGCGCCTGGCCGCCGATGCCGTCGCGCAGGCCAACAAAGCCGGCCAGCGGCCTAAAGGTGGCGCGGTGGCCATCCTTTCGCGCGCGGCTAGCGTAAAGGTGGAGCGGCCCACCGAACCGGCCGCCTCTAAAACCCCTTCCGCCATGTTCACCGCTTCCGCTTCTATCCTGGCCGCGCCGCCCGCCCCCGCGTCGCCCCCGTCGGCCTTCGTTGACCGCCCCGACCAGGGCCCCGCGCCAGCCGCCTACAACCCTAAGCCCGGCCAGCAGCCCGACCCGGACCAGGCCCCGGGCCCCGACATTGAGCGCCCTAACGCCCCGGCCGAAAACCCTGGCATCGCGCCTGCGCCCAACATCGAGCAGCCCGCCCCGTCGCAAGTGCCCGACCCGGCCCCGCCCTATGTTGAGCCCGTCGCGCCCGACATCGTGCCCGTGGGCCCTAACCGGCCCGAAATCGGCCAGCCCTCGCCAGTGACTCACCCCGGCCAGCCCATGGGCGCCGTGGTCGCTGAAAAATCGTTTTTTGATGAAATCTAG
- a CDS encoding WD40 repeat domain-containing protein: MVRPEVHKIAAFTGHYDAVYAMTGGPGSAVYSSGADGLVVGWDAADPARDGEVLARVENSVYALRHLPGLNWLVLGHNFQGLQAIDLAQKTLVCAAALPPVAIFEIVVSESRQRLYAGLADGTLAVLTLPDLRLEKLLRVAQGKSLRCLALHEGRAELAVGSSDAFTRILDLDSLALKYELGESTNSVFAVAYSPDGGTLLTAGRDAQIRAWDVAAGYALAQTVGAHMYTINNLAFSPDGRYLASCSLDKSIKIWDAADRTLLRVLDRARAAGHGTSVNRLVWPGAENRLVSCSDDRSLAVWQVG, encoded by the coding sequence ATGGTTCGCCCGGAAGTTCACAAAATTGCTGCCTTTACCGGCCACTACGATGCGGTATACGCCATGACCGGGGGCCCCGGCAGCGCCGTGTACTCATCGGGGGCCGATGGCTTGGTGGTGGGCTGGGACGCCGCCGACCCCGCCCGCGACGGCGAGGTACTGGCCCGCGTCGAGAACTCGGTGTACGCCCTGCGCCACCTGCCGGGGCTGAACTGGCTGGTGCTGGGCCACAACTTCCAGGGCCTCCAGGCCATCGACTTGGCGCAGAAAACACTGGTGTGCGCCGCCGCCCTGCCGCCGGTGGCCATCTTCGAAATCGTAGTGTCGGAAAGCCGCCAGCGCCTGTACGCGGGCCTGGCCGACGGCACGCTGGCCGTGCTCACGCTGCCCGATTTGCGCCTCGAAAAGTTGCTGCGCGTGGCCCAGGGCAAAAGCCTGCGCTGCCTGGCCCTGCACGAAGGCCGCGCCGAGCTGGCCGTGGGCAGCTCTGACGCGTTCACCCGCATCCTTGACCTCGACTCGCTGGCCCTGAAATACGAGCTGGGCGAAAGCACCAACTCGGTATTCGCCGTGGCGTATTCGCCCGACGGCGGCACGCTGCTGACGGCCGGGCGCGACGCCCAGATCCGGGCCTGGGACGTGGCCGCCGGCTACGCCCTGGCCCAAACCGTAGGGGCCCACATGTACACCATCAATAACCTGGCCTTCAGCCCCGACGGGCGCTACCTGGCCTCGTGCAGCCTCGATAAAAGCATCAAAATCTGGGACGCCGCCGACCGCACCCTGCTGCGCGTGCTCGACCGGGCCCGGGCCGCCGGCCACGGCACGTCGGTGAACCGCCTGGTTTGGCCGGGTGCCGAAAACCGGCTAGTTTCGTGCAGCGACGACCGCAGCCTGGCCGTGTGGCAGGTTGGGTAA
- a CDS encoding 4'-phosphopantetheinyl transferase family protein — protein MPLHRLLRLSPTAVLGLWHRTETAAALGALLPAGAPYSALLPPTAGPERQGQWLAGRVLAHTVAAALWPGAPALWVRNDAATGRPYLGGPGVPTGAVVSLSHSGAWAAALLATGGRVGIDVELVRDKARRIATKFLSAPELAAAQVVGTDAHFTLLWSAKETLYKLAERRGLIFKEQLLLDSFVPAPAGEIPMELRLADSQSRHRICYSQPAAGYVLTYCWEPGGPIDIL, from the coding sequence ATGCCCCTGCACCGCCTGCTGCGCCTCTCCCCCACCGCCGTGCTGGGCCTTTGGCACCGCACCGAAACCGCCGCTGCCCTGGGGGCCCTGCTGCCCGCGGGGGCTCCCTACTCCGCCCTGCTGCCCCCCACCGCCGGCCCCGAGCGCCAGGGCCAGTGGCTGGCCGGCCGCGTGCTGGCCCACACCGTGGCCGCCGCGCTCTGGCCCGGGGCCCCCGCGCTGTGGGTGCGCAACGACGCGGCCACCGGCCGGCCCTATCTGGGGGGCCCCGGCGTGCCGACCGGCGCGGTGGTGTCGCTGTCGCACTCGGGGGCTTGGGCCGCGGCGCTGCTGGCTACCGGCGGCCGCGTGGGCATCGATGTGGAGCTGGTGCGCGACAAGGCCCGGCGCATCGCCACCAAATTCCTATCGGCCCCGGAACTGGCGGCGGCGCAGGTGGTGGGCACCGACGCGCATTTTACGCTACTTTGGAGCGCCAAGGAAACGCTCTATAAGCTGGCGGAGCGCCGGGGCCTTATTTTTAAAGAACAATTACTGCTGGACTCCTTCGTTCCGGCCCCGGCGGGCGAAATCCCGATGGAGCTGCGCCTGGCCGACAGCCAAAGCCGGCACCGCATTTGCTATTCTCAACCGGCTGCCGGCTACGTGCTTACGTACTGCTGGGAGCCCGGGGGCCCCATCGATATTCTTTAG